A stretch of Perognathus longimembris pacificus isolate PPM17 chromosome 1, ASM2315922v1, whole genome shotgun sequence DNA encodes these proteins:
- the Pan2 gene encoding PAN2-PAN3 deadenylation complex catalytic subunit PAN2 isoform X6, whose protein sequence is MNFESLDPGLAEFAPAMHSALDPVLDAHLNPNLLQNVELDPEGVALEALPVQESVHIMEGVYSELHSVVAEVGVPVSVSHFDLHEEMLWVGSHGGHATSFFGPALERYSSFQVNGSDDIRQIQSLENGILFLTKNNLKYMARGGLIIFDYLLDESEDMHSLLLTDSSTLLVGGLQNHVLEIDLNTVQETQKYAVEIPGVTIMRQTNRFFFCGHTSGKVSLRDLRSFKVEHEFDAFSGSLSDFDVHGNLLAACGFSSRLTGLACDRFLKVYDLRMMRAITPLQVHVDPAFLRFIPTYTSRLAIISQSGQCQFCEPTGLANPADIFHVNPVGPLLMTFDVSASKQALAFGDSEGCVHLWTDSPEPSFNPYSRETEFALPCLVDSLPPLDWSQDLLPLSLIPVPLTTDTLLSDWPAANSVPAPRRAPPVDAEILRTMKKVGFIGYAPNPRTRLRNQIPYRLKESDSEFDSFSQVTESPIGREEEPHLHMVSKKYRKVTIKYSKLGLEDFDFKHYNKTLFAGLEPHIPNAYCNCMIQVLYFLEPVRCLIQNHLCQKEFCLACELGFLFHMLDLSRGDPCQGSNFLRAFRTIPEASALGLILADSDEASGKGNLARLIQRWNRFILTQLHQDMQELEVPQAYRGAGGSFCSSGDSVIGQLFSCEVENCSLCRCGSETVRASSTLLFTLSYPEDKTGKNYDFAQVLKRSMCLEQNTQAWCDNCEKYQPTIQTRNIRHLPDILVINCEVNSSKEADFWRIQAEAAFKMAIKKHGGEIKNKEFALADRKELGSPEGLLLCPSIEELKNVWLPFSIRMKMTKNKGLDVCNWTDGDEWGPARAEEEHGVYVYDLMATVVHILDSRTGGSLVAHIKVGETYHQRKEGVTHQQWYLFNDFLIEPIDKHEAVQFDMNWKVPAILYYVKRNLNSRYNLNIKNPIEASVLMAEASLARKQRKTHTTFIPLMLNEMPQVGDLVGLDAEFVTLNEEEAELRSDGTKSTIKPSQMSVARITCVRGQGPNEGIPFIDDYISTQEQVVDYLTQYSGIKPGDLDAKISSKHLTTLKSTYLKLRFLIDIGVKFVGHGLQKDFRVINLMVPKDQVLDTVYLFHMPRKRMISLRFLAWYFLDLKIQGETHDSIEDARTALQLYRKYLELSKNGTEPESFHKVLKGLYEKGRKMDWKVPEPESQTSPKNAAVFSSVLAL, encoded by the exons ATGAACTTTGAGAGTCTGGACCCTGGACTGGCAGAATTTGCCCCAGCCATGCATTCTGCCCTAGACCCTGTCCTGGATGCCCACCTAAACCCAAATCTGCTACAGAATGTGGAGCTGGATCCAGAGGGGGTAGCCTTGGAGGCTCTTCCTGTTCAGGAATCAGTGCACATAATGGAAGGTGTCTACTCTGAATTGCACAGCGTGGTGGCTGAAGTGGGTGTGCCTGTGTCCGTCTCCCACTTTGATTTGCACGAGGAGATGCTGTGGGTGGGGAGCCATGGG GGCCATGCCACATCCTTTTTTGGGCCAGCCTTGGAGCGCTACTCATCCTTTCAGGTCAATGGCAGTGATGACATTCGGCAGATTCAGAGCCTGGAGAATGGTATCCTTTTTCTCACCAAGAACAACCTCAAGTATATGGCCCGGGGAGGTCTTATTATATTTGATTACTT GCTGGATGAAAGTGAGGATATGCACAGTCTGCTGCTGACTGACAGCAGTACTCTGCTTGTTGGTGGGCTTCAGAACCATGTATTGGAGATTGATCTGAATACTGTCCAGGAGACTCAAAAG TATGCAGTTGAGATACCCGGAGTCACCATCATGAGACAGACCAATCGATTCTTCTTTTGTGGCCACACGTCTGGCAAG GTTTCCCTGAGAGATCTCCGTAGTTTTAAGGTGGAGCATGAATTTGATGCCTTCTCGGGGAGTCTGTCAGATTTCGATGTTCATGGCAACCTTCTGGCTGCCTGTGGCTTCTCCAGCCGCCTCACTGGCCTGGCCTGTGACCGTTTCCTCAAAGTGTATGATTTGCGCATGATGCGTGCTATCACACCACTTCAAGTACATGTGGATCCTGCCTTCTTGCGCTTCATTCCTACGTACACTTCCCGTCTCGCTATCATCTCCCAGTCAG GGCAATGCCAGTTTTGTGAACCCACAGGCCTGGCCAACCCAGCAGACATCTTTCATGTGAATCCTGTGGGACCTTTGCTAATGACATTTGATGTGTCAGCCAGCAAGCAGGCCCTGGCCTTTGGGGATTCTGAGGGCTGTGTGCACCTCTGGACTGATTCCCCTGAGCCTTCCTTCAACCCCTACTCCCGGGAGACTGagtttgccttgccttgccttgtggACTCACTGCCTCCTCTGGACTGGAGCCAAGACCTGCTGCCTCTTTCCCTCATTCCTGTTCCACTCACCACTGACACACTTCTCTCTGATTGGCCTGCTGCCAACTCCGTTCCAGCTCCCAG GCGAGCACCACCTGTGGATGCAGAGATTCTGCGCACCATGAAGAAAGTGGGCTTCATTGGCTATGCTCCTAATCCCCGCACCAGGCTGCGCAATCAG ATTCCTTACCGACTAAAGGAGTCAGACAGCGAATTTGACAGCTTCAGCCAGGTCACTGAGTCACCGATAGGGCGGGAAgaggagccacatctccacatggTTTCTAAAAAATACCGCAAG GTAACCATCAAATATTCCAAGCTAGGGCTGGAGGACTTTGACTTCAAACACTACAATAAGACCCTTTTTGCTGGATTAGAGCCCCACATCCCTAATGCCTACTGTAATTGCATGATCCAG GTGCTGTATTTTCTAGAGCCCGTCCGCTGTCTCATCCAGAACCATCTCTGCCAGAAGGAGTTCTGTTTGGCATGTGAGCTAGGCTTCCTCTTCCATATGTTGGACCTCTCTCGTGGTGACCCTTGCCAG GGGAGTAATTTTCTTCGAGCATTCCGCACCATTCCTGAAGCCTCAGCCCTTGGTCTGATCCTGGCTGATTCAGATGAGGCATCAGGCAAGGGCAACCTGGCCAGGCTCATTCAGAGGTGGAACCGCTTTATTCTTACTCAGCTGCATCAGGACATGCAGGAGCTGGAGGTACCCCAGGCTTATCGAGGTGCTGGCGGCAG CTTTTGTTCATCGGGGGACTCTGTCATTGGGCAGCTGTTCAGTTGTGAGGTGGAGAACTGCAGCCTTTGCCGCTGTGGCAGCGAGACCGTGCGAGCCTCATCCACCCTACTCTTCACACTCTCCTACCCTGAGG ATAAAACTGGGAAGAACTATGACTTTGCTCAGGTGCTGAAGCGAAGCATGTGCCTGGAGCAGAATACACAAGCCTGGTGTGACAACTGTGAGAAATACCAGCCCACG ATTCAAACCCGCAACATCCGCCATCTGCCTGATATTCTTGTCATTAATTGTGAGGTGAACAGCTCAAAAGAGGCTGATTTCTGGAGGATACAAGCTGAG GCTGCCTTCAAGATGGCCATAAAGAAGCATGGTGGGGAAATCAAAAACAAGGAATTTGCTTTGGCAGATCG GAAAGAACTAGGGAGTCCAGAAGGTTTGCTGTTGTGTCCCTCCATTGAGGAATTGAAgaatgtctggcttcctttttccatTCGCATGAAGATGACCAAGAACAAAGGGCTGGATGTGTGCAATTGGACTGATGGGGATGAG TGGGGCCCAGCCAGGGCAGAGGAGGAGCATGGTGTCTATGTGTATGACCTGATGGCTACTGTGGTGCACATCCTGGACTCACGCACAGGGGgcagcctggtggctcacatcaaaGTTGGAGAGACCTACCACCAGCGCAAGGAG GGCGTTACGCACCAGCAGTGGTATCTCTTCAATGACTTCCTTATTGAACCTATTGATAAG caTGAAGCTGTACAGTTTGACATGAATTGGAAAGTACCAGCTATCCTTTATTATGTCAAACGAAATCTCAATTCCAGATACAACCTCAACA TCAAGAACCCTATTGAGGCTAGTGTGCTTATGGCTGAAGCCTCACTGGCACGGAAGCAGCGGAAAACACATACTACCTTTATTCCACTGATGCTGAATGAGATGCCACAGGTTGGGGATCTGGTGGGCCTTGATGCTGAGTTTGTCACCCTTAATGAG GAAGAAGCAGAGCTACGCAGTGATGGTACCAAATCTACCATTAAACCAAGCCAGAtgtcagtagctaggatcacttgTGTTCGGGGCCAGGGACCCAATGAGGGTATCCCCTTCATTGATGACTACATCTCTACGCAGGAGCAG GTAGTGGACTACTTGACTCAGTACTCTGGGATAAAGCCAGGAGACCTTGATGCCAAAATTTCCTCCAAGCACCTTACAACTCTCAAGTCTACCTATTTAAAGCTTCGTTTTCTCATTGACATTGGAGTCAAGTTTGTGGGTCATGGCCTACAGAAGGACTTCCGAGTCATCAACCTTATG GTGCCCAAGGACCAAGTCCTTGACACTGTCTACCTATTCCACATGCCACGAAAACGAATGATTTCCCTGCGGTTCCTTGCTTGGTACTTTCTGG ACCTGAAGATTCAAGGGGAGACCCACGATAGTATTGAAGATGCCCGCACAGCCCTTCAACTCTACCGAAAGTATCTGGAGCTAAGCAAGAATGGCACTGAGCCTGAATCCTTCCACAAAGTGCTCAAGGGTCTTTATGAAAAGGGCCGAAAGATGGACTGGAAAGTGCCTGAACCTGAGAGCCAGACAAGCCCCAAGA ATGCAGCTGTCTTCTCCTCAGTGTTAGCACTCTGA
- the Pan2 gene encoding PAN2-PAN3 deadenylation complex catalytic subunit PAN2 isoform X1: MNFESLDPGLAEFAPAMHSALDPVLDAHLNPNLLQNVELDPEGVALEALPVQESVHIMEGVYSELHSVVAEVGVPVSVSHFDLHEEMLWVGSHGGHATSFFGPALERYSSFQVNGSDDIRQIQSLENGILFLTKNNLKYMARGGLIIFDYLLDESEDMHSLLLTDSSTLLVGGLQNHVLEIDLNTVQETQKYAVEIPGVTIMRQTNRFFFCGHTSGKVSLRDLRSFKVEHEFDAFSGSLSDFDVHGNLLAACGFSSRLTGLACDRFLKVYDLRMMRAITPLQVHVDPAFLRFIPTYTSRLAIISQSGQCQFCEPTGLANPADIFHVNPVGPLLMTFDVSASKQALAFGDSEGCVHLWTDSPEPSFNPYSRETEFALPCLVDSLPPLDWSQDLLPLSLIPVPLTTDTLLSDWPAANSVPAPRRAPPVDAEILRTMKKVGFIGYAPNPRTRLRNQIPYRLKESDSEFDSFSQVTESPIGREEEPHLHMVSKKYRKVTIKYSKLGLEDFDFKHYNKTLFAGLEPHIPNAYCNCMIQVLYFLEPVRCLIQNHLCQKEFCLACELGFLFHMLDLSRGDPCQGSNFLRAFRTIPEASALGLILADSDEASGKGNLARLIQRWNRFILTQLHQDMQELEVPQAYRGAGGSSFCSSGDSVIGQLFSCEVENCSLCRCGSETVRASSTLLFTLSYPEGSNCDKTGKNYDFAQVLKRSMCLEQNTQAWCDNCEKYQPTIQTRNIRHLPDILVINCEVNSSKEADFWRIQAEAAFKMAIKKHGGEIKNKEFALADRKELGSPEGLLLCPSIEELKNVWLPFSIRMKMTKNKGLDVCNWTDGDEVQWGPARAEEEHGVYVYDLMATVVHILDSRTGGSLVAHIKVGETYHQRKEGVTHQQWYLFNDFLIEPIDKHEAVQFDMNWKVPAILYYVKRNLNSRYNLNIKNPIEASVLMAEASLARKQRKTHTTFIPLMLNEMPQVGDLVGLDAEFVTLNEEEAELRSDGTKSTIKPSQMSVARITCVRGQGPNEGIPFIDDYISTQEQVVDYLTQYSGIKPGDLDAKISSKHLTTLKSTYLKLRFLIDIGVKFVGHGLQKDFRVINLMVPKDQVLDTVYLFHMPRKRMISLRFLAWYFLDLKIQGETHDSIEDARTALQLYRKYLELSKNGTEPESFHKVLKGLYEKGRKMDWKVPEPESQTSPKNAAVFSSVLAL; encoded by the exons ATGAACTTTGAGAGTCTGGACCCTGGACTGGCAGAATTTGCCCCAGCCATGCATTCTGCCCTAGACCCTGTCCTGGATGCCCACCTAAACCCAAATCTGCTACAGAATGTGGAGCTGGATCCAGAGGGGGTAGCCTTGGAGGCTCTTCCTGTTCAGGAATCAGTGCACATAATGGAAGGTGTCTACTCTGAATTGCACAGCGTGGTGGCTGAAGTGGGTGTGCCTGTGTCCGTCTCCCACTTTGATTTGCACGAGGAGATGCTGTGGGTGGGGAGCCATGGG GGCCATGCCACATCCTTTTTTGGGCCAGCCTTGGAGCGCTACTCATCCTTTCAGGTCAATGGCAGTGATGACATTCGGCAGATTCAGAGCCTGGAGAATGGTATCCTTTTTCTCACCAAGAACAACCTCAAGTATATGGCCCGGGGAGGTCTTATTATATTTGATTACTT GCTGGATGAAAGTGAGGATATGCACAGTCTGCTGCTGACTGACAGCAGTACTCTGCTTGTTGGTGGGCTTCAGAACCATGTATTGGAGATTGATCTGAATACTGTCCAGGAGACTCAAAAG TATGCAGTTGAGATACCCGGAGTCACCATCATGAGACAGACCAATCGATTCTTCTTTTGTGGCCACACGTCTGGCAAG GTTTCCCTGAGAGATCTCCGTAGTTTTAAGGTGGAGCATGAATTTGATGCCTTCTCGGGGAGTCTGTCAGATTTCGATGTTCATGGCAACCTTCTGGCTGCCTGTGGCTTCTCCAGCCGCCTCACTGGCCTGGCCTGTGACCGTTTCCTCAAAGTGTATGATTTGCGCATGATGCGTGCTATCACACCACTTCAAGTACATGTGGATCCTGCCTTCTTGCGCTTCATTCCTACGTACACTTCCCGTCTCGCTATCATCTCCCAGTCAG GGCAATGCCAGTTTTGTGAACCCACAGGCCTGGCCAACCCAGCAGACATCTTTCATGTGAATCCTGTGGGACCTTTGCTAATGACATTTGATGTGTCAGCCAGCAAGCAGGCCCTGGCCTTTGGGGATTCTGAGGGCTGTGTGCACCTCTGGACTGATTCCCCTGAGCCTTCCTTCAACCCCTACTCCCGGGAGACTGagtttgccttgccttgccttgtggACTCACTGCCTCCTCTGGACTGGAGCCAAGACCTGCTGCCTCTTTCCCTCATTCCTGTTCCACTCACCACTGACACACTTCTCTCTGATTGGCCTGCTGCCAACTCCGTTCCAGCTCCCAG GCGAGCACCACCTGTGGATGCAGAGATTCTGCGCACCATGAAGAAAGTGGGCTTCATTGGCTATGCTCCTAATCCCCGCACCAGGCTGCGCAATCAG ATTCCTTACCGACTAAAGGAGTCAGACAGCGAATTTGACAGCTTCAGCCAGGTCACTGAGTCACCGATAGGGCGGGAAgaggagccacatctccacatggTTTCTAAAAAATACCGCAAG GTAACCATCAAATATTCCAAGCTAGGGCTGGAGGACTTTGACTTCAAACACTACAATAAGACCCTTTTTGCTGGATTAGAGCCCCACATCCCTAATGCCTACTGTAATTGCATGATCCAG GTGCTGTATTTTCTAGAGCCCGTCCGCTGTCTCATCCAGAACCATCTCTGCCAGAAGGAGTTCTGTTTGGCATGTGAGCTAGGCTTCCTCTTCCATATGTTGGACCTCTCTCGTGGTGACCCTTGCCAG GGGAGTAATTTTCTTCGAGCATTCCGCACCATTCCTGAAGCCTCAGCCCTTGGTCTGATCCTGGCTGATTCAGATGAGGCATCAGGCAAGGGCAACCTGGCCAGGCTCATTCAGAGGTGGAACCGCTTTATTCTTACTCAGCTGCATCAGGACATGCAGGAGCTGGAGGTACCCCAGGCTTATCGAGGTGCTGGCGGCAG CAGCTTTTGTTCATCGGGGGACTCTGTCATTGGGCAGCTGTTCAGTTGTGAGGTGGAGAACTGCAGCCTTTGCCGCTGTGGCAGCGAGACCGTGCGAGCCTCATCCACCCTACTCTTCACACTCTCCTACCCTGAGGGTAGCAACTGTG ATAAAACTGGGAAGAACTATGACTTTGCTCAGGTGCTGAAGCGAAGCATGTGCCTGGAGCAGAATACACAAGCCTGGTGTGACAACTGTGAGAAATACCAGCCCACG ATTCAAACCCGCAACATCCGCCATCTGCCTGATATTCTTGTCATTAATTGTGAGGTGAACAGCTCAAAAGAGGCTGATTTCTGGAGGATACAAGCTGAG GCTGCCTTCAAGATGGCCATAAAGAAGCATGGTGGGGAAATCAAAAACAAGGAATTTGCTTTGGCAGATCG GAAAGAACTAGGGAGTCCAGAAGGTTTGCTGTTGTGTCCCTCCATTGAGGAATTGAAgaatgtctggcttcctttttccatTCGCATGAAGATGACCAAGAACAAAGGGCTGGATGTGTGCAATTGGACTGATGGGGATGAGGTGCAG TGGGGCCCAGCCAGGGCAGAGGAGGAGCATGGTGTCTATGTGTATGACCTGATGGCTACTGTGGTGCACATCCTGGACTCACGCACAGGGGgcagcctggtggctcacatcaaaGTTGGAGAGACCTACCACCAGCGCAAGGAG GGCGTTACGCACCAGCAGTGGTATCTCTTCAATGACTTCCTTATTGAACCTATTGATAAG caTGAAGCTGTACAGTTTGACATGAATTGGAAAGTACCAGCTATCCTTTATTATGTCAAACGAAATCTCAATTCCAGATACAACCTCAACA TCAAGAACCCTATTGAGGCTAGTGTGCTTATGGCTGAAGCCTCACTGGCACGGAAGCAGCGGAAAACACATACTACCTTTATTCCACTGATGCTGAATGAGATGCCACAGGTTGGGGATCTGGTGGGCCTTGATGCTGAGTTTGTCACCCTTAATGAG GAAGAAGCAGAGCTACGCAGTGATGGTACCAAATCTACCATTAAACCAAGCCAGAtgtcagtagctaggatcacttgTGTTCGGGGCCAGGGACCCAATGAGGGTATCCCCTTCATTGATGACTACATCTCTACGCAGGAGCAG GTAGTGGACTACTTGACTCAGTACTCTGGGATAAAGCCAGGAGACCTTGATGCCAAAATTTCCTCCAAGCACCTTACAACTCTCAAGTCTACCTATTTAAAGCTTCGTTTTCTCATTGACATTGGAGTCAAGTTTGTGGGTCATGGCCTACAGAAGGACTTCCGAGTCATCAACCTTATG GTGCCCAAGGACCAAGTCCTTGACACTGTCTACCTATTCCACATGCCACGAAAACGAATGATTTCCCTGCGGTTCCTTGCTTGGTACTTTCTGG ACCTGAAGATTCAAGGGGAGACCCACGATAGTATTGAAGATGCCCGCACAGCCCTTCAACTCTACCGAAAGTATCTGGAGCTAAGCAAGAATGGCACTGAGCCTGAATCCTTCCACAAAGTGCTCAAGGGTCTTTATGAAAAGGGCCGAAAGATGGACTGGAAAGTGCCTGAACCTGAGAGCCAGACAAGCCCCAAGA ATGCAGCTGTCTTCTCCTCAGTGTTAGCACTCTGA
- the Pan2 gene encoding PAN2-PAN3 deadenylation complex catalytic subunit PAN2 isoform X3 has product MNFESLDPGLAEFAPAMHSALDPVLDAHLNPNLLQNVELDPEGVALEALPVQESVHIMEGVYSELHSVVAEVGVPVSVSHFDLHEEMLWVGSHGGHATSFFGPALERYSSFQVNGSDDIRQIQSLENGILFLTKNNLKYMARGGLIIFDYLLDESEDMHSLLLTDSSTLLVGGLQNHVLEIDLNTVQETQKYAVEIPGVTIMRQTNRFFFCGHTSGKVSLRDLRSFKVEHEFDAFSGSLSDFDVHGNLLAACGFSSRLTGLACDRFLKVYDLRMMRAITPLQVHVDPAFLRFIPTYTSRLAIISQSGQCQFCEPTGLANPADIFHVNPVGPLLMTFDVSASKQALAFGDSEGCVHLWTDSPEPSFNPYSRETEFALPCLVDSLPPLDWSQDLLPLSLIPVPLTTDTLLSDWPAANSVPAPRRAPPVDAEILRTMKKVGFIGYAPNPRTRLRNQIPYRLKESDSEFDSFSQVTESPIGREEEPHLHMVSKKYRKVTIKYSKLGLEDFDFKHYNKTLFAGLEPHIPNAYCNCMIQVLYFLEPVRCLIQNHLCQKEFCLACELGFLFHMLDLSRGDPCQGSNFLRAFRTIPEASALGLILADSDEASGKGNLARLIQRWNRFILTQLHQDMQELEVPQAYRGAGGSSFCSSGDSVIGQLFSCEVENCSLCRCGSETVRASSTLLFTLSYPEGSNCDKTGKNYDFAQVLKRSMCLEQNTQAWCDNCEKYQPTIQTRNIRHLPDILVINCEVNSSKEADFWRIQAEAAFKMAIKKHGGEIKNKEFALADRKELGSPEGLLLCPSIEELKNVWLPFSIRMKMTKNKGLDVCNWTDGDEWGPARAEEEHGVYVYDLMATVVHILDSRTGGSLVAHIKVGETYHQRKEGVTHQQWYLFNDFLIEPIDKHEAVQFDMNWKVPAILYYVKRNLNSRYNLNIKNPIEASVLMAEASLARKQRKTHTTFIPLMLNEMPQVGDLVGLDAEFVTLNEEEAELRSDGTKSTIKPSQMSVARITCVRGQGPNEGIPFIDDYISTQEQVVDYLTQYSGIKPGDLDAKISSKHLTTLKSTYLKLRFLIDIGVKFVGHGLQKDFRVINLMVPKDQVLDTVYLFHMPRKRMISLRFLAWYFLDLKIQGETHDSIEDARTALQLYRKYLELSKNGTEPESFHKVLKGLYEKGRKMDWKVPEPESQTSPKNAAVFSSVLAL; this is encoded by the exons ATGAACTTTGAGAGTCTGGACCCTGGACTGGCAGAATTTGCCCCAGCCATGCATTCTGCCCTAGACCCTGTCCTGGATGCCCACCTAAACCCAAATCTGCTACAGAATGTGGAGCTGGATCCAGAGGGGGTAGCCTTGGAGGCTCTTCCTGTTCAGGAATCAGTGCACATAATGGAAGGTGTCTACTCTGAATTGCACAGCGTGGTGGCTGAAGTGGGTGTGCCTGTGTCCGTCTCCCACTTTGATTTGCACGAGGAGATGCTGTGGGTGGGGAGCCATGGG GGCCATGCCACATCCTTTTTTGGGCCAGCCTTGGAGCGCTACTCATCCTTTCAGGTCAATGGCAGTGATGACATTCGGCAGATTCAGAGCCTGGAGAATGGTATCCTTTTTCTCACCAAGAACAACCTCAAGTATATGGCCCGGGGAGGTCTTATTATATTTGATTACTT GCTGGATGAAAGTGAGGATATGCACAGTCTGCTGCTGACTGACAGCAGTACTCTGCTTGTTGGTGGGCTTCAGAACCATGTATTGGAGATTGATCTGAATACTGTCCAGGAGACTCAAAAG TATGCAGTTGAGATACCCGGAGTCACCATCATGAGACAGACCAATCGATTCTTCTTTTGTGGCCACACGTCTGGCAAG GTTTCCCTGAGAGATCTCCGTAGTTTTAAGGTGGAGCATGAATTTGATGCCTTCTCGGGGAGTCTGTCAGATTTCGATGTTCATGGCAACCTTCTGGCTGCCTGTGGCTTCTCCAGCCGCCTCACTGGCCTGGCCTGTGACCGTTTCCTCAAAGTGTATGATTTGCGCATGATGCGTGCTATCACACCACTTCAAGTACATGTGGATCCTGCCTTCTTGCGCTTCATTCCTACGTACACTTCCCGTCTCGCTATCATCTCCCAGTCAG GGCAATGCCAGTTTTGTGAACCCACAGGCCTGGCCAACCCAGCAGACATCTTTCATGTGAATCCTGTGGGACCTTTGCTAATGACATTTGATGTGTCAGCCAGCAAGCAGGCCCTGGCCTTTGGGGATTCTGAGGGCTGTGTGCACCTCTGGACTGATTCCCCTGAGCCTTCCTTCAACCCCTACTCCCGGGAGACTGagtttgccttgccttgccttgtggACTCACTGCCTCCTCTGGACTGGAGCCAAGACCTGCTGCCTCTTTCCCTCATTCCTGTTCCACTCACCACTGACACACTTCTCTCTGATTGGCCTGCTGCCAACTCCGTTCCAGCTCCCAG GCGAGCACCACCTGTGGATGCAGAGATTCTGCGCACCATGAAGAAAGTGGGCTTCATTGGCTATGCTCCTAATCCCCGCACCAGGCTGCGCAATCAG ATTCCTTACCGACTAAAGGAGTCAGACAGCGAATTTGACAGCTTCAGCCAGGTCACTGAGTCACCGATAGGGCGGGAAgaggagccacatctccacatggTTTCTAAAAAATACCGCAAG GTAACCATCAAATATTCCAAGCTAGGGCTGGAGGACTTTGACTTCAAACACTACAATAAGACCCTTTTTGCTGGATTAGAGCCCCACATCCCTAATGCCTACTGTAATTGCATGATCCAG GTGCTGTATTTTCTAGAGCCCGTCCGCTGTCTCATCCAGAACCATCTCTGCCAGAAGGAGTTCTGTTTGGCATGTGAGCTAGGCTTCCTCTTCCATATGTTGGACCTCTCTCGTGGTGACCCTTGCCAG GGGAGTAATTTTCTTCGAGCATTCCGCACCATTCCTGAAGCCTCAGCCCTTGGTCTGATCCTGGCTGATTCAGATGAGGCATCAGGCAAGGGCAACCTGGCCAGGCTCATTCAGAGGTGGAACCGCTTTATTCTTACTCAGCTGCATCAGGACATGCAGGAGCTGGAGGTACCCCAGGCTTATCGAGGTGCTGGCGGCAG CAGCTTTTGTTCATCGGGGGACTCTGTCATTGGGCAGCTGTTCAGTTGTGAGGTGGAGAACTGCAGCCTTTGCCGCTGTGGCAGCGAGACCGTGCGAGCCTCATCCACCCTACTCTTCACACTCTCCTACCCTGAGGGTAGCAACTGTG ATAAAACTGGGAAGAACTATGACTTTGCTCAGGTGCTGAAGCGAAGCATGTGCCTGGAGCAGAATACACAAGCCTGGTGTGACAACTGTGAGAAATACCAGCCCACG ATTCAAACCCGCAACATCCGCCATCTGCCTGATATTCTTGTCATTAATTGTGAGGTGAACAGCTCAAAAGAGGCTGATTTCTGGAGGATACAAGCTGAG GCTGCCTTCAAGATGGCCATAAAGAAGCATGGTGGGGAAATCAAAAACAAGGAATTTGCTTTGGCAGATCG GAAAGAACTAGGGAGTCCAGAAGGTTTGCTGTTGTGTCCCTCCATTGAGGAATTGAAgaatgtctggcttcctttttccatTCGCATGAAGATGACCAAGAACAAAGGGCTGGATGTGTGCAATTGGACTGATGGGGATGAG TGGGGCCCAGCCAGGGCAGAGGAGGAGCATGGTGTCTATGTGTATGACCTGATGGCTACTGTGGTGCACATCCTGGACTCACGCACAGGGGgcagcctggtggctcacatcaaaGTTGGAGAGACCTACCACCAGCGCAAGGAG GGCGTTACGCACCAGCAGTGGTATCTCTTCAATGACTTCCTTATTGAACCTATTGATAAG caTGAAGCTGTACAGTTTGACATGAATTGGAAAGTACCAGCTATCCTTTATTATGTCAAACGAAATCTCAATTCCAGATACAACCTCAACA TCAAGAACCCTATTGAGGCTAGTGTGCTTATGGCTGAAGCCTCACTGGCACGGAAGCAGCGGAAAACACATACTACCTTTATTCCACTGATGCTGAATGAGATGCCACAGGTTGGGGATCTGGTGGGCCTTGATGCTGAGTTTGTCACCCTTAATGAG GAAGAAGCAGAGCTACGCAGTGATGGTACCAAATCTACCATTAAACCAAGCCAGAtgtcagtagctaggatcacttgTGTTCGGGGCCAGGGACCCAATGAGGGTATCCCCTTCATTGATGACTACATCTCTACGCAGGAGCAG GTAGTGGACTACTTGACTCAGTACTCTGGGATAAAGCCAGGAGACCTTGATGCCAAAATTTCCTCCAAGCACCTTACAACTCTCAAGTCTACCTATTTAAAGCTTCGTTTTCTCATTGACATTGGAGTCAAGTTTGTGGGTCATGGCCTACAGAAGGACTTCCGAGTCATCAACCTTATG GTGCCCAAGGACCAAGTCCTTGACACTGTCTACCTATTCCACATGCCACGAAAACGAATGATTTCCCTGCGGTTCCTTGCTTGGTACTTTCTGG ACCTGAAGATTCAAGGGGAGACCCACGATAGTATTGAAGATGCCCGCACAGCCCTTCAACTCTACCGAAAGTATCTGGAGCTAAGCAAGAATGGCACTGAGCCTGAATCCTTCCACAAAGTGCTCAAGGGTCTTTATGAAAAGGGCCGAAAGATGGACTGGAAAGTGCCTGAACCTGAGAGCCAGACAAGCCCCAAGA ATGCAGCTGTCTTCTCCTCAGTGTTAGCACTCTGA